The proteins below come from a single Euzebyales bacterium genomic window:
- the corA gene encoding magnesium/cobalt transporter CorA has translation MIVDCGLYCDGKRSDEALSLAEAYDRAGGTDSFVWVGLHDPTPEEFDDVARQFHLHELAVEDAIEAHQRAKLEIYGDSLFVVLKPARYDDAAEEVALGDIMLFVGERFVVTVRHGELGELGSVRQRLEHDPALLALGPIAVLYAVLDRVVDDYMPITTDLDRDVEQVEEDVFSADGGNPTERIYRLKRQVLEFHRATSGLIEPLDVLVRNRVPVDTEPLAEYLRDVQDHARRVDQQVDAHRDLLTSVLQANLAQVGIRQNEDARRISAWVAIAAVPTLIAGIYGMNFDHMPELDWPWGYPAALVVMVGICVGLYKGFRRNGWL, from the coding sequence ATGATCGTCGACTGCGGCCTGTACTGCGACGGCAAGCGCAGCGACGAGGCGCTGTCTCTCGCCGAGGCCTACGACAGGGCGGGCGGAACGGACAGCTTCGTCTGGGTCGGCCTGCACGATCCCACGCCGGAGGAGTTCGATGACGTCGCCCGCCAGTTCCACCTGCACGAGCTGGCGGTCGAGGACGCGATCGAGGCTCACCAGCGGGCGAAGCTCGAGATCTACGGTGACAGCCTGTTCGTGGTGCTCAAGCCGGCGCGCTACGACGACGCCGCCGAGGAGGTCGCCCTCGGTGACATCATGCTGTTCGTCGGCGAGCGGTTTGTGGTCACCGTCCGCCACGGTGAGCTCGGCGAGCTCGGGTCGGTCCGGCAGCGCCTCGAGCACGACCCCGCGCTGCTCGCGCTGGGACCGATCGCCGTGCTCTACGCGGTGCTGGACCGCGTCGTCGACGACTACATGCCGATCACGACCGATCTCGACCGCGATGTCGAACAGGTCGAGGAGGACGTGTTCAGTGCCGACGGCGGCAACCCGACCGAGCGCATCTACCGGCTCAAGCGCCAGGTCCTCGAGTTCCACCGCGCGACCTCGGGCCTGATCGAGCCGCTCGACGTGCTGGTCCGCAACCGCGTGCCCGTCGACACCGAGCCGCTGGCCGAGTACCTGCGAGATGTCCAGGACCACGCCCGCAGGGTCGATCAGCAGGTCGACGCCCACCGGGACCTGCTGACCAGTGTCCTGCAGGCCAACCTCGCGCAGGTTGGCATCCGCCAGAACGAAGACGCGCGCCGCATCTCGGCGTGGGTCGCGATCGCGGCGGTGCCCACCCTGATCGCCGGCATCTACGGCATGAACTTCGATCACATGCCCGAGCTCGACTGGCCATGGGGGTATCCGGCGGCGCTGGTGGTGATGGTCGGGATCTGCGTGGGCCTGTACAAGGGGTTCCGACGCAACGGTTGGCTGTAG
- a CDS encoding CoA-binding protein: MTDAAAQPPVPPTDTDAAVDYILDHYRCFAIVGASPRSWRPSHGVLSTLAAHGFDVVPVNPMCAEVDGRHSHPDLAAAAAAHPIEVVDIFRRSELAGAHVDEAIALGARAVWMQLGVIDEAAAQRARDAGLVVVMDRCPAIELRRRAA; the protein is encoded by the coding sequence ATGACAGACGCCGCAGCCCAGCCACCCGTCCCTCCGACCGACACCGACGCAGCCGTCGACTACATCCTCGACCACTACCGGTGCTTCGCCATCGTCGGCGCGTCGCCACGGTCGTGGCGTCCGAGCCATGGCGTGCTGAGCACCCTCGCTGCGCACGGCTTCGACGTGGTCCCCGTCAACCCGATGTGTGCCGAGGTCGACGGACGCCACAGCCACCCGGATCTGGCGGCGGCTGCAGCCGCGCATCCCATCGAGGTCGTGGACATCTTCCGCCGCTCCGAGCTGGCCGGGGCCCATGTGGACGAGGCGATCGCCCTCGGCGCGCGCGCAGTCTGGATGCAGCTCGGCGTGATCGACGAGGCTGCCGCTCAGCGGGCCCGCGACGCCGGCCTCGTCGTCGTGATGGACCGGTGCCCGGCGATCGAGCTGCGTCGCCGGGCCGCGTAG
- a CDS encoding HipA family kinase, giving the protein MVPDTDDIGLLVAGSTGHVVAVMCRGGCRGGRLHARRLLAVLESTVALRYVTPLREGGSLPGLVEAEDFGTYVVKFRGAGQGPKVLVAEVIVGELARRLGIAVPELKTIEVDEAIGRREPDPEVRDLLVGSAGPNLAIDFLPGAVGYDGISFAPDRALAARILWLDAFVANVDRSWRNTNLLVWHGRMWAIDHGAALYFHHAWTTPDRFAAQPYDSHDHVLAAYAAGVAQADAELAPRINERLLEEVVALVPDVWLASDTVHGSVAATRSAYLDFLRARAAHRGAWLPEPAR; this is encoded by the coding sequence GTGGTTCCAGACACGGACGACATCGGGCTGCTCGTCGCCGGGAGCACCGGTCACGTCGTCGCCGTCATGTGCCGGGGTGGCTGCCGCGGCGGGAGGCTCCACGCGCGTAGGCTGCTGGCCGTGCTCGAGTCGACCGTCGCGCTGCGGTACGTGACCCCGTTGCGTGAGGGCGGATCTCTGCCGGGCCTGGTCGAGGCTGAGGACTTCGGCACGTACGTCGTCAAGTTCCGCGGCGCGGGGCAGGGACCGAAGGTGCTCGTGGCCGAGGTGATCGTCGGTGAGCTCGCACGACGGCTGGGGATCGCGGTGCCGGAGCTGAAGACGATCGAGGTCGACGAGGCGATCGGACGGCGTGAGCCCGATCCGGAGGTGCGCGATCTGTTGGTGGGGAGCGCCGGGCCGAACCTGGCGATCGACTTCCTCCCGGGCGCCGTGGGCTACGACGGGATCTCGTTCGCGCCGGATCGGGCACTGGCAGCACGGATCCTGTGGCTCGACGCCTTCGTCGCGAACGTCGATCGCAGCTGGCGCAACACCAATCTGCTCGTGTGGCATGGGAGGATGTGGGCGATCGACCACGGCGCCGCGCTGTACTTCCACCACGCGTGGACCACCCCGGACCGCTTCGCCGCGCAGCCGTATGACAGCCACGATCACGTACTGGCGGCGTACGCTGCGGGTGTTGCGCAGGCCGACGCCGAGCTTGCACCTCGGATCAATGAGCGCCTGCTCGAGGAGGTCGTCGCACTCGTGCCCGATGTCTGGCTGGCCTCTGACACGGTCCACGGGTCGGTCGCGGCGACCCGCAGTGCGTACCTCGACTTCCTGCGGGCCCGAGCGGCGCACCGTGGAGCGTGGCTGCCGGAGCCGGCCCGATGA
- a CDS encoding serine protease, whose translation MSGARRGILVAAALVALTTGCAPVPSQPPVAAAPAETVEVLPASAEAPAAPSLHGNAIERVARQLTVRVRIRGCGRLGTASAVAVGPRLLVTNRHVVAGADELELNYWDGTSARAELDALAVADDLALVKVSLRLPAVARLAAADPDAGAAVVVVGYPDGGEQAVERGEVVEYARLRKPADASPVIRITADIVPGNSGGAVVDHRGELVGIVFGVETETGYGLAIPASAVRALLTEGGTARVQGCE comes from the coding sequence ATGAGTGGCGCACGCCGCGGGATCCTCGTCGCGGCGGCGCTGGTCGCGCTGACGACCGGGTGCGCGCCGGTGCCGTCGCAGCCGCCCGTGGCTGCGGCCCCCGCCGAGACCGTGGAGGTGCTGCCGGCCTCCGCCGAGGCACCGGCCGCGCCTTCGCTGCACGGCAACGCGATCGAGCGCGTCGCGCGCCAGTTGACGGTGCGAGTGCGGATCCGCGGCTGCGGTCGTCTGGGGACGGCGTCTGCGGTGGCGGTCGGCCCGCGGCTGCTGGTGACCAACCGCCACGTCGTGGCCGGTGCCGACGAGCTCGAGCTCAACTACTGGGACGGCACGAGCGCCCGGGCGGAGCTCGACGCGCTGGCGGTCGCCGACGACCTCGCCTTGGTGAAGGTGTCGTTGCGCCTGCCCGCCGTAGCGCGTCTGGCGGCAGCCGACCCCGACGCCGGGGCGGCGGTCGTGGTGGTGGGCTACCCGGACGGCGGCGAGCAGGCGGTGGAGCGTGGTGAGGTCGTGGAGTACGCACGCCTGCGCAAGCCGGCGGACGCCAGCCCCGTCATACGCATCACGGCCGACATCGTGCCGGGCAACTCGGGTGGTGCCGTCGTCGATCACCGTGGTGAGCTCGTCGGCATCGTGTTCGGCGTCGAGACCGAGACAGGCTACGGGCTCGCGATCCCGGCGTCGGCCGTGCGCGCGCTCCTCACTGAGGGTGGCACGGCCCGGGTTCAGGGATGCGAGTGA
- a CDS encoding lysophospholipid acyltransferase family protein codes for MDDERRRRKWLGSSLFIGRLRGAGKFGRMIMRWLVWFPLRLLFCSPLTVLHRAALPREPVVFVANHASHADTVLLLDVLARDRPLAVAAADDYWFRDRIKGLALAGSLGAFPFPREGARGLRRTEELLAAGWSVLIYPQGTRGGGKFRSGIGRLAAAGAVLVPVGVVGTRHVLPKGAKWPQRHRVSVHIGEALRIRDAHEAVRRAEQAVAELSHDPELGAA; via the coding sequence ATGGACGACGAGCGTCGCCGGCGCAAATGGCTCGGCTCGTCGCTGTTCATCGGCCGGCTCCGCGGCGCCGGCAAGTTCGGGCGCATGATCATGCGCTGGCTGGTGTGGTTCCCGCTCCGCCTGCTGTTCTGCAGCCCGTTGACCGTCCTGCACCGCGCGGCGCTGCCCCGTGAGCCGGTGGTGTTCGTCGCCAACCACGCGAGTCACGCCGACACGGTGCTCCTGCTCGACGTACTGGCGCGCGACCGCCCGCTGGCCGTCGCCGCTGCGGACGACTACTGGTTCAGGGACCGCATCAAGGGCCTCGCACTCGCAGGCTCGCTCGGAGCCTTCCCGTTCCCCCGCGAGGGTGCACGCGGGTTGCGCCGGACCGAGGAGCTGCTCGCTGCCGGCTGGTCGGTGCTGATCTACCCCCAGGGCACACGCGGCGGCGGCAAGTTCCGTTCCGGCATCGGCCGGCTGGCGGCGGCGGGCGCAGTGCTGGTCCCCGTGGGGGTCGTCGGCACGCGGCACGTGCTGCCCAAGGGCGCCAAGTGGCCGCAGCGTCACCGCGTCTCGGTCCACATCGGCGAGGCCCTGCGGATCCGCGACGCGCACGAGGCCGTCCGGCGGGCCGAGCAGGCCGTCGCGGAGCTGTCACACGACCCAGAGCTGGGCGCGGCCTGA